The following are encoded together in the Oceanobacillus zhaokaii genome:
- a CDS encoding PFL family protein, which translates to MKIAHNEMIETIRMIQMENLDIRTVTMGISLHDCADADFANLNQNIYNKITRYAGELKAVAEAVEREYGIPIINKRISITPIAEILGNASKEQAIEIAKTLDKAAIKLGVDFIGGYSALVHKGMTKGDETLLDALPEALSVTERVCASVSIGTTRAGINMDAVAKMGMIIKEAAERTKDQNGLACAKLVVFCNPVEDNPFMAGAFHGTGEGEAVINVGVSGPGVVLSALKRHDDANLSDISEIIKKTAFKITRAGELIGRVVAERLKLPFGIVDLSLAPTNAMNDSVAEILEEIGLERVGTHGTIAALALMNDAVKKGGAMASSFVGGLSGAFIPVSEDNGMIRGIMDNSLTLPKLEAMTCVCSVGLDMIALTGDVTPATLSGIIADEAAIGMINKKTTAVRVIPVPGKGEGEMVEFGGLLGRAPVMGVNPYSSEKFIKRGGRIAAPLQALIN; encoded by the coding sequence ATGAAGATTGCACATAATGAAATGATTGAAACAATCCGAATGATTCAAATGGAGAATCTGGATATCCGTACCGTTACAATGGGAATTAGTCTGCATGATTGTGCAGACGCTGATTTTGCTAACCTTAATCAAAACATTTATAACAAAATCACTCGTTACGCAGGGGAATTAAAGGCAGTTGCTGAAGCGGTAGAAAGAGAATACGGGATTCCGATTATTAATAAACGAATTTCGATTACACCGATTGCTGAAATTTTAGGGAATGCTAGCAAGGAACAAGCTATTGAAATAGCAAAGACACTGGATAAAGCTGCTATTAAGCTTGGAGTAGATTTTATTGGCGGTTATTCTGCACTCGTTCACAAGGGAATGACAAAGGGTGACGAAACATTGCTCGATGCCCTGCCAGAGGCTTTAAGTGTTACGGAGCGCGTATGTGCCTCGGTTTCAATTGGCACAACGAGAGCAGGGATTAACATGGATGCCGTTGCGAAAATGGGAATGATTATTAAAGAAGCAGCAGAAAGGACAAAGGATCAAAATGGTCTCGCTTGTGCAAAACTAGTAGTTTTCTGTAATCCAGTAGAAGATAATCCATTTATGGCTGGAGCATTCCATGGTACTGGTGAAGGGGAGGCTGTCATTAATGTTGGTGTTAGTGGGCCAGGTGTTGTCTTAAGCGCATTGAAACGGCATGATGATGCTAATCTAAGTGACATATCCGAGATTATTAAGAAGACAGCCTTTAAGATTACAAGAGCAGGGGAATTAATCGGTCGTGTTGTTGCCGAACGACTAAAGCTTCCATTTGGCATCGTTGATTTATCTCTCGCACCAACAAATGCAATGAATGATAGTGTAGCAGAAATACTGGAAGAGATTGGTCTTGAACGTGTCGGCACCCATGGAACAATTGCAGCGCTGGCATTAATGAATGATGCAGTGAAAAAAGGCGGAGCAATGGCAAGTTCATTTGTTGGTGGACTTAGTGGCGCGTTTATCCCTGTTAGTGAGGATAACGGCATGATCCGCGGGATTATGGATAACTCCTTAACTCTCCCGAAATTAGAAGCAATGACCTGTGTCTGTTCAGTCGGCCTGGACATGATCGCACTTACTGGTGATGTTACACCTGCGACTTTGTCTGGTATTATAGCGGACGAAGCGGCGATTGGTATGATTAATAAAAAAACAACTGCTGTGCGAGTTATTCCCGTTCCCGGTAAGGGAGAAGGGGAAATGGTAGAGTTTGGTGGACTTCTAGGTCGTGCTCCTGTTATGGGTGTAAACCCATATAGCTCGGAAAAATTTATTAAACGCGGTGGAAGAATTGCTGCACCGTTGCAGGCATTGATTAATTAA
- a CDS encoding ACT domain-containing protein produces the protein MRERHAVVSVIGKDQVGIIAKVTNILADKQINILDISQTILQDFFTMMMLVDVAGREDLDQLQDQFNHLGDALGLKINIQLEEIFQAMHRV, from the coding sequence ATGAGGGAAAGACACGCAGTTGTAAGTGTAATTGGTAAGGACCAAGTAGGTATTATTGCAAAGGTAACGAACATATTGGCAGATAAACAGATTAATATTTTGGATATCAGTCAGACAATTCTCCAAGACTTCTTTACGATGATGATGCTTGTTGATGTTGCAGGAAGAGAAGATCTCGACCAGTTGCAGGATCAGTTTAATCATTTAGGAGATGCACTTGGTTTAAAAATTAATATTCAGCTTGAAGAAATTTTCCAAGCAATGCATCGTGTATAA
- a CDS encoding acyltransferase family protein — MIKEWNLLRVIACLSIVFLHSTTFTVWSKGNLNLEYYQFFRLLLCFATPTFIILSIIILAYKYNNRLPDEFFKRRAKLILLPFISFAIIDAWMVNATSTGGIDIPEKILLNLVGEYEGYFILVIFQFYIIHYLVVKFKISVEKFLPISILLMATSLYFLFSNYPFFIQYRKVFEILFISWVGYYTVGFVIGKHYDAIRKFLKDYKWYTIIVLAFSVYLLFLSFEAGNINVRSRRIDIFAVALSASLVVLAWGQLVPKLKIVNLISNYSLGIYLVHWQVMRVLAPFLAEHIHSMTSMILCLFFSTLIISMVIIKLISLLPFGKYIVGNVKRKYNKKQSTVKLGESAVS; from the coding sequence ATGATTAAAGAATGGAATTTACTCAGAGTAATTGCTTGTTTAAGTATTGTATTTTTACATAGCACGACATTTACCGTTTGGTCAAAAGGTAATCTTAATCTCGAATATTATCAATTTTTCCGACTTTTATTATGTTTTGCAACACCCACATTTATCATTCTGTCTATCATAATCTTGGCCTACAAGTATAATAATAGATTGCCAGATGAATTCTTTAAACGCAGGGCAAAATTAATTTTACTGCCATTCATCTCTTTCGCCATAATAGATGCATGGATGGTTAATGCAACGAGCACGGGTGGCATTGATATACCCGAGAAAATATTACTAAATTTAGTAGGGGAATATGAAGGTTATTTTATTTTAGTTATTTTCCAATTTTATATCATCCATTATCTCGTCGTAAAATTTAAGATATCTGTAGAAAAGTTTTTACCGATTAGTATCCTCCTAATGGCAACAAGCCTCTATTTTCTATTCAGCAACTATCCTTTCTTTATTCAATACCGTAAAGTCTTTGAAATTTTGTTTATTAGTTGGGTAGGATATTATACTGTTGGATTTGTTATTGGTAAACATTATGATGCTATCAGGAAATTCCTGAAGGATTATAAGTGGTATACGATTATCGTACTAGCGTTTTCAGTCTATCTTCTTTTCTTATCTTTTGAGGCTGGTAATATCAATGTGCGTTCGAGAAGAATCGATATATTTGCAGTAGCTTTGTCTGCTAGTCTAGTCGTGCTAGCTTGGGGACAACTGGTACCTAAGTTAAAAATCGTAAATCTTATTAGTAACTATTCTTTAGGTATCTATTTAGTACATTGGCAGGTTATGCGAGTATTGGCTCCTTTTCTCGCGGAGCATATTCATTCGATGACTTCCATGATACTCTGCTTATTCTTTTCAACTTTAATTATTTCCATGGTTATTATTAAACTAATTTCATTGCTTCCATTTGGTAAATATATTGTTGGGAATGTTAAACGGAAGTATAATAAAAAGCAATCTACCGTGAAGTTAGGAGAAAGCGCGGTATCCTAA
- a CDS encoding ABC transporter ATP-binding protein: protein MLNVEEIDVYYGNIKALKGVSLNVNEGEIVTLIGANGAGKSTLLKTLSGLLKPKKGEIEYNNKSIAGKPAQAIVKAGISHVPEGRRVFANMTVEENLELGAYLRKDSKGIREDFEKVFELFPRLFERKKQLSGTLSGGEQQMLAMGRALMAKPKLLLLDEPSMGLAPLLVKTIFNIIEEINRDGTTILLVEQNAHMALSIATRAYVIETGSVITSGTAENLQASEEIRQAYLGGV, encoded by the coding sequence ATGCTTAATGTAGAGGAAATTGATGTCTACTATGGAAATATAAAAGCATTAAAAGGTGTTTCTTTAAACGTAAATGAAGGCGAAATTGTAACATTGATTGGTGCAAACGGAGCAGGTAAGAGTACATTATTAAAAACATTGTCTGGCTTACTAAAACCGAAGAAGGGAGAAATTGAATACAATAATAAATCGATTGCAGGGAAACCAGCTCAAGCTATCGTAAAAGCAGGCATCTCCCATGTACCCGAGGGACGTCGTGTTTTTGCGAATATGACGGTAGAGGAAAATTTAGAGCTTGGTGCATATTTGAGGAAAGATTCGAAAGGGATTCGCGAGGATTTTGAGAAGGTATTTGAATTGTTTCCAAGATTATTTGAGCGGAAAAAGCAGTTGTCTGGTACGCTTTCCGGTGGAGAGCAGCAAATGCTTGCAATGGGGAGAGCGCTGATGGCAAAGCCGAAGTTGCTTCTTCTTGACGAACCATCCATGGGGTTGGCGCCACTATTAGTTAAAACGATTTTCAACATTATTGAGGAAATTAATCGGGATGGAACGACTATTCTTTTAGTTGAACAAAATGCGCATATGGCACTATCCATTGCGACAAGGGCATATGTAATTGAAACGGGATCGGTGATTACTTCAGGAACTGCAGAGAATCTACAGGCAAGTGAAGAAATCAGGCAGGCATATCTTGGAGGCGTATAA
- a CDS encoding ABC transporter ATP-binding protein, whose translation MEAKPILHVSQAGINFGGLKAVSGFNLKLYPGELIGLIGPNGAGKTTVFNLLTGVYTPTEGEITLNGERINGLAPYKVTRKGISRTFQNVRLFNEQSVLDNVKVAYHSLARHSILSSIFRLRNHFVGEQEMEAKAIEFLKIFQLDKVKDEKAKNLPYGEQRRLEIARALAAGPELLLLDEPAAGMNPQETKDLMELISFIREQFNLTILLIEHDMKLVMGICERISVLDHGLLIAEGTPNEVRNHPKVIEAYLGEEVVSSHA comes from the coding sequence ATGGAGGCTAAACCGATTCTGCATGTCAGTCAGGCTGGGATTAACTTCGGTGGATTGAAGGCCGTGTCTGGCTTTAATCTGAAGCTCTATCCAGGGGAACTGATTGGCCTAATTGGACCAAATGGCGCTGGAAAAACGACAGTCTTTAACCTACTAACGGGGGTATACACGCCAACAGAGGGTGAAATAACGCTTAATGGCGAAAGAATTAATGGGCTTGCACCTTATAAGGTGACACGCAAAGGAATTAGCCGTACCTTTCAAAATGTCCGTCTCTTCAATGAACAGTCAGTATTAGATAATGTAAAGGTTGCTTATCATTCTCTAGCAAGACATTCTATCCTCAGTTCTATTTTCCGCTTACGAAATCATTTTGTCGGCGAACAGGAGATGGAAGCAAAGGCAATTGAATTTCTTAAAATCTTCCAATTGGATAAAGTAAAGGATGAAAAGGCAAAGAATTTACCATATGGCGAGCAAAGAAGATTAGAGATTGCGAGGGCACTTGCAGCTGGTCCGGAATTGCTCTTGCTCGACGAACCAGCTGCAGGTATGAACCCACAGGAAACAAAAGATTTGATGGAATTAATTTCGTTTATTCGAGAACAATTTAACTTGACCATTCTCCTAATCGAGCATGATATGAAGCTAGTAATGGGGATTTGTGAGCGGATCTCTGTACTGGATCATGGGCTATTGATTGCAGAAGGGACACCAAATGAAGTGCGGAATCACCCAAAAGTGATAGAAGCATATCTCGGTGAGGAGGTCGTCAGCAGCCATGCTTAA
- a CDS encoding branched-chain amino acid ABC transporter permease, which produces MLKKVSPFWLAITLAFLFYGVIQLLISTSILNPFYSNTLIFICINIILAVSLHLVIGITGQFSIGHAGFLALGAYISAIMTMKLDLPFSLALVAGGVVAALAGLVVGIPSLRLRGDYLAIATLGFAEIIRIIFLNIDYVGGAAGMQVTHATTWTTSFLCLILTIVVIVNFTNSRHGRACISIRENEIAADAMGINTTYYKVAAFVIGSFFAGIAGGLYAHNFYIIQPVNFGFLKSFDILIFVVLGGLGSLSGAVISAILLTVVSTFLQELPETRMIIYSLVLVMVMLYRPQGLMGTHEITDYFGKWKWKRIKGGNQYGG; this is translated from the coding sequence ATGTTGAAAAAGGTGAGTCCATTTTGGTTGGCTATCACTCTCGCATTTTTATTCTATGGAGTTATTCAGCTGCTTATCTCGACATCGATTTTAAATCCATTTTATTCGAACACGCTTATCTTTATTTGCATTAATATTATTCTTGCTGTAAGTCTTCATTTAGTAATTGGGATTACAGGTCAATTTTCAATAGGCCATGCCGGATTTTTAGCTCTTGGTGCATATATTTCAGCAATTATGACGATGAAGCTTGATCTGCCATTTTCCCTCGCACTAGTTGCAGGTGGGGTTGTTGCAGCTCTAGCAGGATTGGTTGTTGGAATTCCTAGCTTACGTCTTCGAGGAGATTATTTAGCAATTGCCACGCTGGGATTTGCTGAAATCATTCGAATTATATTCTTAAACATCGATTATGTTGGTGGTGCTGCAGGAATGCAGGTTACCCATGCAACGACTTGGACGACATCCTTTCTCTGTCTAATTCTCACGATTGTGGTAATCGTTAATTTTACAAACTCCCGACATGGGCGTGCATGTATTTCTATTCGTGAAAATGAAATTGCTGCCGATGCAATGGGAATAAATACAACTTATTATAAAGTTGCAGCATTTGTAATCGGTTCCTTTTTTGCTGGGATTGCCGGAGGATTATATGCACATAATTTCTACATTATTCAGCCTGTAAACTTTGGATTTTTGAAATCATTTGATATTTTGATCTTTGTTGTATTAGGTGGACTGGGAAGCTTATCTGGGGCTGTTATTTCTGCAATTTTATTAACGGTTGTATCCACATTTCTTCAAGAGCTTCCGGAGACACGGATGATTATTTATAGCTTAGTACTCGTTATGGTCATGCTTTATCGCCCTCAAGGATTAATGGGAACACATGAAATAACCGATTACTTCGGAAAGTGGAAATGGAAGCGGATAAAGGGGGGGAATCAGTATGGAGGCTAA
- a CDS encoding branched-chain amino acid ABC transporter permease yields MEWLQQLFNGISLGSIYALIALGYTMVYGIIKLINFAHGEVFMIGSFTGFYAIAFWGLGFFPALVLSMTICAVFGVLIERVAYKRLRSSTRIAALITAIGVSLLIQYVVIYIRGAQPEAYPNVLPNRTLDIFGIQISSQSLLILLVSIVLMIILQFVVHRTKIGKAMRAVSFDPDAAKLMGINVNNTISATFAIGSALAGAAGVIFGVYYTKIEPLMGIIPGLKAFIAAVLGGIGIIPGAVIGGFVLGIVETVVSALGFSLWRDAAAFIILILILIFRPSGIFGKNSKEKV; encoded by the coding sequence ATGGAATGGCTGCAGCAGCTTTTTAATGGAATATCACTCGGCAGTATTTATGCATTAATTGCCCTGGGTTATACCATGGTATATGGAATTATTAAGCTAATTAATTTCGCCCATGGGGAAGTCTTCATGATTGGCTCGTTTACAGGATTTTATGCAATTGCATTTTGGGGGCTTGGATTTTTTCCAGCACTTGTCCTATCGATGACGATTTGTGCGGTGTTCGGTGTGCTGATTGAACGTGTTGCGTATAAACGGCTGCGAAGCTCTACAAGAATTGCTGCTTTAATTACAGCGATTGGGGTATCCTTATTAATTCAATATGTCGTTATCTATATTCGGGGTGCACAACCAGAAGCATATCCGAATGTACTGCCAAATCGAACACTTGATATTTTTGGTATACAAATAAGTAGTCAATCCCTCCTTATTCTCTTAGTTTCGATCGTACTGATGATCATTCTGCAATTTGTTGTCCATCGAACGAAGATTGGCAAGGCAATGCGTGCTGTTTCATTTGATCCAGATGCAGCAAAACTAATGGGAATTAATGTAAATAATACGATTTCCGCCACGTTTGCAATTGGTTCTGCACTTGCAGGAGCTGCGGGGGTAATCTTTGGTGTTTACTATACAAAAATTGAACCTCTGATGGGAATCATTCCGGGGTTGAAGGCTTTTATTGCCGCTGTTTTAGGTGGGATTGGCATTATTCCTGGAGCAGTAATTGGTGGATTTGTTTTAGGAATTGTTGAAACAGTTGTTAGTGCGCTTGGATTTTCCCTATGGAGAGATGCAGCAGCGTTTATTATTCTCATTTTAATTCTAATCTTTAGACCTTCAGGCATCTTTGGGAAAAATTCGAAAGAGAAAGTGTAG
- a CDS encoding ABC transporter substrate-binding protein produces the protein MKKSVIKILFTLGFLAMVLAACGSEDSGAKSDGGGDTIHIGVNMELSGAVASYGQSDTEGIELAVEEINEAGGIDGKQIKVTKVDNKSDAAEATNAAIKLTSQDKVTAIIGAATSGNTVAQAQIANDTETVLLSPSGTSPNVTIQDDGTLNDFVFRTSYIDPFQGTVAANFAIDELGIKNAAILADNASDYAKGLGTAFKETFEAAGGTIVSEEAYVAKDTDFRSILTNIQSADPEFIFIPGYYEEVGLIIKQAREMGIEVPLMGADGWDSPTLVELAGADALNNTFITNHYSSEDPDETIQNFVTKYKEKYDGSSPNAFHALGYDSVYLLADAIERAGSADSKAIKDALEETKDIKLVSGVVTIDKDHNPVKSATILEYVDGKQVFKTKINP, from the coding sequence ATGAAGAAGAGCGTAATTAAAATTCTTTTCACCTTAGGTTTTCTTGCGATGGTACTTGCTGCTTGTGGTTCGGAAGATTCAGGAGCTAAAAGTGATGGTGGCGGAGATACAATTCATATAGGTGTGAATATGGAGCTGTCTGGAGCGGTTGCATCTTATGGACAATCAGATACGGAAGGGATTGAACTAGCTGTTGAGGAGATAAACGAAGCCGGTGGTATCGACGGGAAACAGATTAAGGTGACTAAGGTTGATAATAAATCAGATGCAGCGGAAGCAACGAATGCAGCAATTAAATTAACGAGTCAGGATAAGGTTACTGCAATAATTGGTGCTGCAACGAGTGGAAACACAGTAGCCCAGGCGCAAATTGCAAATGATACGGAAACGGTACTTCTTTCTCCTTCTGGGACTAGTCCGAATGTAACGATTCAGGATGATGGAACATTGAATGACTTTGTTTTCCGCACCTCCTATATTGATCCATTCCAAGGAACTGTAGCAGCAAATTTTGCAATCGACGAGCTGGGAATTAAAAATGCTGCCATTTTAGCAGATAATGCGAGTGATTATGCGAAAGGGCTAGGTACTGCTTTCAAGGAAACTTTCGAAGCCGCTGGTGGAACAATTGTATCAGAAGAGGCTTATGTTGCGAAAGATACCGATTTTCGTTCAATCTTAACAAATATTCAGTCTGCAGATCCAGAATTCATTTTCATTCCTGGATATTATGAAGAGGTAGGATTAATTATTAAACAAGCCCGGGAAATGGGAATTGAGGTCCCTCTTATGGGAGCAGATGGCTGGGATTCTCCTACTCTTGTAGAGCTGGCTGGTGCTGATGCATTGAATAATACATTTATTACAAATCATTATTCATCGGAAGATCCAGATGAAACCATTCAAAATTTTGTAACGAAATATAAAGAAAAATATGATGGATCATCACCTAACGCTTTTCATGCACTTGGCTATGATTCTGTCTACTTGTTAGCCGATGCAATTGAGCGTGCGGGAAGTGCGGATTCTAAAGCAATAAAAGACGCACTAGAAGAAACCAAGGATATTAAGCTAGTTTCGGGAGTTGTTACGATTGACAAGGATCATAATCCAGTTAAATCGGCAACAATCTTAGAATATGTCGATGGGAAACAAGTTTTTAAAACAAAAATCAATCCGTAA
- a CDS encoding M20 family metallopeptidase → MSTVIDRKDVLFQSIEENKELYIQTSQDIHANPEIGNQEFYASKRHVENLRNAGFAVTTAVAGHETSFYAEKDSGIEGPTVAFLAEYDALPGIGHACGHNIIGTTSVAAGIALAKVLPDTGGRVVVLGTPAEEGGPNGSAKGSFVKHGYLKDVDVALMLHPGGKTSLTSETLAVDPLDFHFYGKPAHAAGAPEKGINALDAVIQLFNGISALRQQLPSDIRIHGIITHGGDAPNIIPEYASARFFIRAETWAKTIETSDKVRAIAEGAALATGASVIIERFQNEVKDFVLNAVLDNVLKEELKELGEVVHTEKSQGKESTDAGNISYEVPTAHGYIKIGSDNLVGHTVEFREAAKSELGDKALITGAKALASTGYRLLTDFELLHRVKKEYESALAEKQQ, encoded by the coding sequence ATGAGTACTGTAATAGATCGTAAAGACGTATTGTTTCAATCGATTGAGGAGAATAAAGAGCTTTACATACAAACGAGTCAGGACATCCATGCGAACCCAGAAATAGGCAATCAAGAGTTTTATGCAAGTAAAAGACATGTAGAAAACTTGAGAAATGCAGGATTCGCTGTTACAACAGCGGTCGCTGGACATGAGACTTCCTTCTATGCTGAGAAAGATAGCGGCATTGAGGGCCCAACGGTTGCATTTCTAGCTGAATACGATGCATTACCTGGTATTGGTCATGCTTGCGGCCATAATATTATCGGCACGACAAGTGTTGCGGCTGGGATAGCACTCGCTAAAGTATTACCAGATACTGGTGGTCGTGTCGTTGTACTCGGAACCCCAGCTGAGGAAGGCGGGCCAAATGGCAGCGCGAAAGGAAGCTTTGTAAAACACGGCTACCTTAAGGATGTCGACGTCGCACTTATGCTTCATCCAGGTGGAAAAACATCGTTAACTAGTGAAACACTTGCCGTCGATCCGCTTGACTTCCATTTTTACGGAAAACCAGCGCATGCAGCTGGAGCACCCGAAAAAGGAATCAATGCACTCGATGCGGTTATCCAATTATTTAATGGCATCAGTGCATTACGCCAACAGCTGCCTTCTGATATTAGAATTCATGGCATCATTACACATGGCGGGGATGCCCCAAATATCATTCCTGAGTATGCATCTGCACGTTTCTTCATTCGTGCAGAAACATGGGCAAAGACGATTGAAACATCCGATAAAGTTCGCGCTATCGCTGAAGGTGCAGCACTTGCTACAGGGGCATCTGTAATAATTGAACGGTTCCAGAATGAAGTAAAAGACTTTGTTCTTAACGCTGTATTGGATAATGTATTGAAAGAAGAACTCAAGGAGCTAGGTGAAGTTGTTCATACAGAAAAATCTCAAGGCAAGGAATCAACGGATGCTGGAAATATTAGCTATGAAGTACCAACCGCACATGGATATATCAAAATTGGGTCAGATAATTTGGTTGGCCATACGGTAGAATTCCGTGAAGCAGCTAAATCGGAATTGGGCGACAAGGCTTTGATCACGGGAGCGAAGGCACTTGCATCAACAGGGTATCGCTTATTAACAGACTTTGAATTGTTACATCGAGTTAAAAAGGAATATGAGAGCGCACTAGCAGAAAAGCAGCAATAG
- a CDS encoding YitT family protein, producing the protein MKNLIVVAGSLVIAFAFNFFLVPHGILSSGISGIAILLGIITPFDTGLLNLVLNLPLLILGYIKLGKKITINTMVCVVSLSLFLYLLPAITVTDNMLLSSIFGGVIGGIGIGIVMKYSGTSGGLDIIAIIVSRTSNFSVGLLLTGMNGVIVLISGAVFDWDIALYTLLSIYLTGKMIDKVHTDHIKLTMQIVTTKGEVIRDELLSSIYRGITIMNGYGGYTKEPKQIIMMIVTRYETLQIKEIVRKHDERAFINVYETVEVDGEFAQNMKS; encoded by the coding sequence ATGAAAAATTTAATCGTCGTTGCCGGCTCGCTTGTGATAGCATTTGCCTTTAATTTCTTCCTCGTACCACATGGCATCTTAAGCAGTGGAATAAGTGGGATTGCCATCTTACTTGGGATTATTACTCCGTTTGATACGGGTTTACTAAATCTAGTTCTTAACCTGCCATTACTTATATTGGGTTATATTAAGCTAGGTAAGAAAATCACCATAAATACAATGGTTTGTGTCGTATCGCTTTCCTTATTCCTATACTTATTGCCAGCCATTACAGTTACTGACAATATGCTGCTCTCCTCCATTTTCGGTGGGGTTATCGGCGGGATAGGGATTGGTATCGTCATGAAGTACTCCGGAACTTCGGGGGGGCTTGATATTATTGCCATTATTGTTTCGCGAACAAGTAATTTCAGTGTCGGTCTGCTGCTTACAGGAATGAACGGTGTGATTGTATTAATCTCCGGCGCAGTCTTTGATTGGGATATCGCATTATATACCCTGCTTTCTATTTACCTAACAGGGAAAATGATTGATAAAGTGCACACAGACCATATTAAATTAACGATGCAAATCGTCACGACAAAAGGTGAGGTCATTCGTGATGAATTACTCTCTTCGATCTACAGGGGAATTACCATAATGAATGGTTACGGTGGCTATACAAAGGAACCGAAACAAATCATCATGATGATTGTGACACGCTATGAAACACTGCAAATAAAGGAAATTGTAAGGAAGCATGATGAACGTGCATTCATTAATGTTTACGAAACAGTCGAGGTCGATGGTGAATTCGCACAAAATATGAAGAGTTGA
- a CDS encoding VOC family protein yields MMFRENTLVPELSVSDINKSLNFYTNILKFKLDYQRPEDKFAMLSLNNSQIMIEEINGFWQTGELSYPFGRGINFQIMVRDINELYESLKKYQYPIKMEIEENWYRAGTKLRGQKEFLVMDPDGYLLRLAQNLGERENE; encoded by the coding sequence ATGATGTTTCGAGAAAATACATTAGTACCAGAGTTATCAGTTTCAGATATAAATAAGAGCCTAAATTTTTATACAAACATTCTTAAGTTTAAGTTAGATTATCAACGTCCAGAAGATAAGTTCGCAATGCTGTCATTAAATAACAGTCAAATTATGATTGAAGAAATAAATGGCTTTTGGCAAACAGGGGAGTTATCATATCCTTTTGGGAGAGGAATTAACTTTCAGATTATGGTACGTGATATTAACGAATTATATGAGAGTCTAAAAAAGTATCAGTATCCGATTAAGATGGAAATTGAAGAGAATTGGTATAGAGCAGGTACTAAATTAAGGGGGCAGAAAGAATTCTTAGTCATGGACCCAGATGGATATTTATTAAGGCTTGCCCAAAACTTAGGAGAAAGAGAAAATGAGTAG
- a CDS encoding YebC/PmpR family DNA-binding transcriptional regulator, whose translation MGRKWNNIKEKKASKDANTSRIYAKFGREIYVAAKQGEPDPEANQALKVVLERAKTYSVPRHIIDRAIEKAKGGSEENYDENRYEGFGPNGSMVIVDTLTNNVNRTASEVRAAFGKNGGNMGVSGSVAYMFDHVAVFGIEGKTEEEVLELLMEADIEVRDILDEEGTIIVYTEPDQFHAAQEAFESVGITEFTVAELTMLAQNDVSLPADALEQFDKMIDALEELEDVQQVYHNVDHGE comes from the coding sequence ATGGGCCGTAAATGGAATAATATTAAAGAGAAGAAAGCGTCGAAGGATGCAAATACAAGTAGAATATATGCAAAATTTGGGCGCGAAATATATGTAGCAGCAAAACAAGGAGAGCCAGATCCAGAGGCAAACCAAGCATTAAAAGTCGTGCTTGAACGCGCGAAAACATATAGTGTACCAAGACACATTATTGACCGGGCGATCGAAAAGGCAAAAGGTGGATCCGAAGAAAATTATGATGAAAATCGTTATGAAGGGTTTGGACCAAACGGATCAATGGTCATTGTTGACACATTAACCAATAATGTAAATCGTACGGCATCTGAAGTACGTGCTGCTTTTGGTAAAAATGGCGGAAACATGGGTGTAAGTGGCTCTGTAGCCTATATGTTTGATCATGTCGCTGTGTTTGGTATCGAAGGCAAGACAGAGGAAGAAGTACTTGAGCTCTTAATGGAAGCAGATATTGAAGTTCGTGACATCTTAGACGAAGAAGGAACCATTATCGTTTATACAGAACCAGATCAATTCCATGCAGCACAGGAAGCATTTGAAAGTGTTGGAATCACTGAGTTCACGGTAGCAGAATTAACGATGCTTGCGCAAAATGATGTCTCACTGCCAGCAGATGCATTAGAGCAGTTCGATAAGATGATTGATGCATTAGAGGAATTAGAAGACGTTCAGCAAGTTTATCATAATGTTGACCACGGTGAATAA